One window from the genome of Dyadobacter sp. CECT 9275 encodes:
- the fabD gene encoding ACP S-malonyltransferase, whose translation MKKAYVFPGQGSQFKGMGLDLYQSSDTAKGLFDQANEILGFDITKIMFEGTDEELKQTKVTQPAIFIHSVILAQTSGDFNPDMVAGHSLGEFSALVAAGALSFEDGLRLVAKRAEAMQKACELQPSTMAAILGLDDQKIEEICAGIEDDIVVPANYNCPGQVVISGSLSGVEKACELLKAAGAKRALILQVGGAFHSPLMEPAREELAAAIHAAKFQSPVCPVYQNVNASPATDVDIIRENLISQLTAPVRWTQSVEKMVADGAGVFIESGPGKVLQGLVKKIAGNVELKSI comes from the coding sequence ATGAAAAAAGCGTATGTATTCCCGGGCCAGGGTTCCCAGTTTAAAGGAATGGGTTTAGACCTCTACCAGTCCTCAGACACGGCGAAGGGATTGTTCGACCAGGCCAATGAAATTTTAGGATTTGATATTACTAAAATCATGTTTGAAGGTACTGACGAAGAACTCAAGCAAACCAAGGTAACCCAGCCTGCCATTTTTATCCATTCCGTGATTCTCGCACAGACAAGTGGCGACTTTAATCCGGATATGGTTGCGGGACACTCGCTGGGCGAATTTTCGGCCCTGGTGGCTGCAGGTGCGCTTTCTTTCGAGGATGGTTTACGGCTCGTTGCCAAGCGGGCTGAGGCGATGCAGAAGGCTTGTGAATTACAGCCGTCTACGATGGCCGCTATTCTGGGACTTGACGACCAGAAAATAGAAGAAATATGCGCGGGGATTGAAGACGATATCGTTGTGCCCGCCAACTACAACTGTCCGGGGCAGGTAGTAATTTCAGGATCCCTTTCAGGTGTTGAAAAGGCATGTGAACTGTTGAAAGCCGCCGGAGCCAAAAGAGCACTCATCCTGCAGGTAGGCGGAGCATTTCATTCCCCGCTGATGGAACCAGCCAGGGAAGAACTTGCTGCCGCTATCCACGCCGCCAAATTTCAATCTCCGGTATGCCCCGTTTATCAAAATGTAAATGCCTCCCCTGCTACCGACGTTGACATTATTCGCGAAAACCTTATTTCTCAGCTTACAGCGCCTGTCCGGTGGACACAATCGGTTGAAAAGATGGTAGCTGACGGAGCAGGTGTATTTATTGAATCGGGCCCGGGGAAAGTACTTCAGGGACTTGTAAAGAAGATCGCCGGAAATGTGGAGTTAAAAAGTATTTAA
- a CDS encoding Bor family protein yields MRRYQNRKLCRKRLNWNHYLIEGPAPVNVSDSKAMAGGAADYTVHTRQTFVNGLMAAITFGIYTPTATTVRK; encoded by the coding sequence ATGAGAAGGTATCAAAACCGCAAACTATGCCGAAAACGACTCAATTGGAATCATTATTTAATTGAAGGACCGGCGCCAGTTAACGTTTCCGATTCTAAAGCTATGGCTGGAGGAGCGGCGGATTATACGGTTCATACCAGACAAACATTTGTAAATGGTTTAATGGCTGCCATCACTTTCGGTATTTACACACCAACCGCTACAACGGTTAGAAAGTAA
- a CDS encoding sensor histidine kinase, protein MGIYQHYIWLLLFLITARITIAQPRVGLPLQPEKLAYAKEVEQEAQEKKDTLLMAEAYYLYGKIYVDAQDYLTAKQYFIKSLRIVEQKHQFDKISRIYTRLSWLERDQKNLIKQLEYAQIALGYARLGTQKTLMSASQSMSDAYLAICSDSLVNHRKHPLQDSLLYYCKLAEQIAYKLKDSVSIAGVSSTLGEFYGFQRNAQAFHYYQIALRIHTARNHTSSQITTSQQLAHLYLQFNQPDKAYPLLQQASELYRLMKTREFRIEKDFAETYMQYYQQKKDWQKAFEQSLKVRRYERDQMIADRNGAVSRLSIEYDTKKHEAQLESQRRELKLGEQNQRTQHWLLVVLSALLLGTAGTSIAFYRISLKNQRLSQQNAVLVQEQNHRVKNNLQLISSLLSLQSNRLDDETARNAVEDSQRRIEVMSLLQRKLYDGDNLVAVHVADFVHELVTIVLKAFEQEQVEVIYQIEPSVMLPADSMMRIGLIINELVTNACKYAFPDNPEPALHIEASISHKTFHLRVIDNGPGFTTEKAPVRSFGLRLIQMQVEQLFGTYKFRNNGNFQFDMSFTLFPPSPFRRESKIKKAP, encoded by the coding sequence ATGGGAATCTACCAACACTACATCTGGCTCTTGCTTTTCCTGATTACAGCCAGGATAACAATTGCCCAGCCGCGGGTTGGTTTACCTCTTCAACCCGAAAAACTGGCTTATGCAAAAGAGGTTGAACAGGAAGCCCAGGAGAAAAAAGATACCCTGCTCATGGCCGAGGCCTACTATCTGTATGGAAAAATATATGTAGACGCCCAGGATTATCTGACTGCCAAGCAATATTTCATAAAGTCGCTGCGAATTGTGGAACAGAAGCATCAATTCGATAAAATCAGCAGGATTTATACGCGCCTGTCCTGGCTGGAACGAGATCAAAAGAATCTGATCAAGCAGCTCGAATATGCCCAAATTGCTCTGGGTTATGCCCGCCTTGGTACGCAGAAAACCCTGATGTCTGCCTCTCAGTCTATGAGTGATGCCTATCTGGCTATTTGCTCTGACAGCCTGGTTAACCATCGGAAGCATCCATTGCAGGATAGCCTGCTTTACTACTGTAAACTGGCGGAGCAGATTGCCTACAAGCTAAAGGATTCGGTTAGCATAGCCGGTGTGAGTAGCACCCTTGGCGAATTTTACGGATTTCAGCGGAATGCCCAGGCATTTCATTACTACCAGATAGCCCTGCGGATACACACAGCCCGAAACCACACAAGCAGCCAGATTACCACCAGCCAGCAGCTTGCTCATCTCTACCTGCAATTCAATCAGCCCGACAAGGCCTATCCTTTGTTGCAGCAGGCGAGCGAATTGTATCGTTTAATGAAAACCCGAGAGTTTAGAATAGAGAAGGATTTTGCAGAAACCTACATGCAGTATTACCAGCAAAAGAAAGACTGGCAAAAAGCATTTGAGCAATCATTAAAAGTTCGGCGTTATGAGCGCGATCAAATGATAGCGGACCGGAACGGAGCCGTCTCACGGCTTAGCATTGAATATGATACTAAAAAACACGAAGCGCAACTCGAAAGTCAGAGAAGAGAGCTGAAACTGGGCGAGCAAAACCAGCGCACACAACACTGGTTATTGGTTGTTTTATCCGCTTTGCTATTAGGAACGGCCGGCACCAGTATCGCCTTTTACCGGATTTCGCTAAAAAACCAACGATTGAGCCAGCAAAATGCAGTCCTGGTTCAGGAACAAAATCACCGTGTTAAAAATAATTTACAGTTAATATCCAGCCTGTTGAGTTTGCAGTCGAATAGGCTGGACGATGAAACCGCCCGGAATGCCGTAGAAGATAGCCAGCGCCGCATTGAAGTGATGAGCTTGCTGCAACGTAAACTCTATGATGGCGACAATCTGGTGGCTGTCCACGTCGCAGATTTTGTCCACGAACTGGTTACAATAGTACTAAAAGCCTTTGAACAAGAGCAGGTTGAAGTCATTTATCAGATTGAGCCTTCTGTGATGCTACCAGCCGATAGCATGATGCGGATTGGTTTGATCATCAATGAACTTGTTACAAATGCCTGTAAATACGCTTTTCCTGATAATCCGGAGCCTGCATTACACATTGAGGCCTCCATTTCGCATAAAACATTTCATCTGCGTGTGATTGACAATGGTCCTGGATTTACAACCGAAAAGGCACCTGTCCGGTCTTTTGGACTCCGCTTAATCCAAATGCAGGTGGAGCAATTGTTTGGTACGTACAAGTTCCGGAACAACGGGAATTTTCAATTTGATATGTCATTTACCTTATTTCCTCCTTCCCCATTCCGGAGAGAATCCAAAATAAAAAAGGCTCCATGA
- a CDS encoding response regulator — protein MKALKVLIIEDELVTAHDIRETLEKAGHSVTDIVRNLSGALTSIRTSPPDIILIDIYLEHSAEDGIDIAQRIPAERTIPIIYLTGHSEQATIARAQQTRPAAYLLKPFRHKELAIQVELAYYNYQASLVNSIDPFISDSLYLPVDNGRGYTKIRKNDVLYLDADRAYVEIYLVGEPKKRVFAMNLGYIAQFFTAPNFYNLSRSLVVNLDYVERIEKGQFYIKSRSDYPVPFPEANYKLFLQQFAIVKTPNKRDGK, from the coding sequence ATGAAAGCGCTTAAAGTTTTAATCATTGAAGACGAGCTAGTGACCGCCCATGATATCAGGGAAACATTGGAAAAAGCAGGTCATAGCGTAACCGATATTGTCCGTAATCTGTCTGGAGCCTTAACCTCCATCCGGACCAGCCCGCCAGATATCATATTGATCGACATTTATTTAGAGCATTCTGCCGAAGACGGTATCGACATTGCCCAGCGTATCCCAGCCGAGCGAACCATTCCCATCATTTACCTGACAGGGCACTCGGAACAAGCCACCATTGCGCGGGCGCAGCAAACACGCCCGGCTGCTTATTTGCTTAAGCCATTCAGGCATAAAGAGCTCGCGATTCAGGTAGAGCTGGCGTACTATAATTACCAGGCTTCATTGGTGAATTCAATAGATCCTTTTATATCGGATAGCCTTTATTTGCCTGTCGACAATGGGCGGGGTTATACAAAAATAAGGAAAAATGATGTGCTCTATCTGGACGCCGATCGCGCCTATGTGGAAATCTATTTAGTGGGTGAGCCTAAAAAACGGGTTTTTGCCATGAACCTGGGTTACATTGCCCAGTTCTTCACCGCGCCAAACTTTTATAACCTTTCCCGGTCCCTGGTCGTTAATCTAGACTATGTGGAACGCATCGAAAAGGGGCAATTTTATATAAAAAGCCGGAGTGATTATCCCGTCCCATTTCCGGAAGCGAACTACAAACTTTTTCTTCAGCAGTTTGCTATCGTCAAAACACCAAACAAACGCGACGGCAAATGA
- a CDS encoding TetR/AcrR family transcriptional regulator, producing the protein MKVEKVKKRDRERTKGKILKAVGEVIEQHGTEKVGVNLIARTAGVNKVLIYRYFESVDGLMEQYVKSGEYTSTAGDEFIDSLEYVEPKDRPAALTSIMHTFLHDLRERKATRDLLRWEIGTGKSMLSDARNTVATRTLDKIGTLPNFEDTSALIAFISAGIYYTTISADYRDKMVDVDLHSNDGWKRIENVIERIITDIGK; encoded by the coding sequence ATGAAAGTTGAGAAAGTAAAAAAACGCGACCGCGAGAGAACGAAGGGCAAAATCCTTAAGGCGGTTGGAGAAGTAATTGAGCAGCATGGTACTGAAAAAGTGGGGGTCAACCTCATAGCCAGGACCGCAGGCGTTAACAAAGTACTGATTTATCGTTACTTCGAGAGCGTAGACGGGCTTATGGAACAGTACGTCAAATCGGGTGAGTACACCTCTACTGCGGGTGACGAGTTTATCGACTCCCTGGAGTATGTAGAACCCAAAGACAGACCTGCCGCCCTCACCAGTATCATGCACACTTTTCTGCACGACCTCCGGGAGCGTAAAGCCACCCGCGACCTGCTTCGCTGGGAAATTGGCACAGGAAAATCCATGTTGTCCGATGCTCGCAATACCGTTGCGACACGGACGCTTGACAAAATTGGTACGCTTCCGAATTTTGAAGATACCAGCGCGCTTATCGCTTTTATTTCTGCAGGAATTTATTACACCACCATTTCCGCTGATTACCGGGATAAAATGGTTGATGTGGATCTTCATTCCAATGATGGCTGGAAACGCATCGAAAATGTAATCGAGAGAATAATAACAGATATCGGTAAATAG
- a CDS encoding lipopolysaccharide biosynthesis protein: MSALKKLASDTAVYGISTMLGRFLNYLLVALHTKLFLADQLAVQVQLYAYAGLSLVLYTFGMETAFFRFARKEEDEKQYYNLILSAVIVVSCFGSGILFLFSDQVASYIQYPESGRLVRWFAIIMASDAIVAIPFARLRLEGKGKKFVVIRVSNIIMNIALNLFFLVVCKAIYAGEYLPFLKPAVSLFYDPLHAADYIILANLVANLLFFWMLRKELMDFRFVFNAQLFKPVWVYAVPIMIMNAAGVLNTLYDRAVIQFLLPENFYPGRTTKEAVGIYGQCYKLSIFMNLAIQAFKYAAEPFFFSKGEDKNAPPVFARIMKYFIIICVLMWVGISINVDLLAELFLKRKMYHEGLSVVPWHLAGFLFLGVYYNLATWFKLTDRTQYGTYLTITGALVTILTSYVLVPLIGYLGFAVAFALSGFTMMTLCYTLGQKYYPVPYDIKSALGYISVAALVIYASSLVHFDSLLVAVPVHFSILFILVMVAYFIEKDTLPGIGLKK, translated from the coding sequence ATGAGTGCATTAAAAAAACTGGCAAGTGATACCGCCGTTTACGGTATCAGTACAATGCTGGGCCGCTTTCTTAATTACCTGCTGGTTGCGCTTCATACCAAACTTTTCCTGGCCGACCAACTGGCCGTTCAGGTTCAGCTTTATGCCTATGCGGGTCTGTCGCTGGTGCTCTACACCTTTGGAATGGAAACGGCTTTTTTCAGGTTTGCCAGAAAGGAAGAAGATGAAAAACAATACTACAATCTGATCCTCTCGGCTGTCATTGTGGTGAGTTGTTTCGGCTCGGGTATTCTTTTCCTTTTTTCCGATCAGGTAGCCTCTTATATCCAATATCCCGAAAGCGGAAGGCTCGTCAGATGGTTTGCCATCATCATGGCAAGTGATGCCATTGTGGCCATTCCGTTTGCCCGCCTGCGGCTGGAAGGCAAGGGCAAAAAATTTGTAGTGATCCGGGTAAGTAACATCATCATGAATATAGCGCTTAATCTCTTCTTTCTGGTGGTGTGCAAGGCTATATACGCGGGTGAGTACCTGCCATTTTTGAAACCCGCTGTGAGCCTCTTTTACGATCCGCTGCATGCAGCGGATTATATTATCCTGGCCAATCTGGTGGCTAACCTGCTGTTCTTCTGGATGCTGCGGAAGGAATTAATGGATTTCCGCTTCGTCTTTAATGCACAGCTTTTCAAACCCGTGTGGGTATATGCCGTTCCGATCATGATCATGAATGCTGCCGGTGTGCTAAATACCCTCTACGACAGGGCCGTAATTCAGTTTTTACTTCCTGAAAATTTCTATCCCGGCCGAACCACCAAGGAAGCCGTAGGTATTTACGGACAATGCTATAAGCTGTCCATATTCATGAATCTGGCCATCCAGGCATTTAAATATGCTGCTGAGCCCTTTTTCTTTTCCAAAGGAGAGGATAAAAATGCCCCGCCGGTTTTCGCACGTATCATGAAGTACTTCATTATTATTTGCGTGTTGATGTGGGTAGGTATAAGCATCAACGTGGATCTTCTGGCTGAACTTTTCCTCAAACGGAAAATGTATCACGAAGGCTTATCGGTAGTTCCCTGGCATTTGGCAGGTTTTCTTTTCCTTGGCGTATATTATAATCTTGCAACCTGGTTCAAACTGACCGACCGGACCCAATACGGTACCTACTTGACCATCACCGGGGCCTTGGTTACCATACTTACCAGTTATGTTCTGGTACCACTGATCGGTTATTTGGGATTTGCCGTGGCTTTTGCCCTTTCGGGTTTCACCATGATGACATTATGTTATACATTGGGACAGAAATATTATCCCGTACCCTACGATATCAAATCGGCACTGGGGTATATCTCTGTTGCGGCACTGGTCATATACGCCTCATCCCTGGTCCATTTCGACAGCCTGCTGGTAGCAGTACCGGTTCATTTTTCAATATTATTCATCCTGGTAATGGTGGCTTACTTTATTGAAAAAGATACCTTGCCTGGTATCGGGCTCAAAAAATAA
- a CDS encoding ABC transporter ATP-binding protein, which translates to MIEIQNIAKAFHDKVVLKGISSKFEKGQTNLIIGGSGTGKSVLLKCMIGLVKPDQGHVLYNGRDFYNSDKETQQSIRREMGVLFQGGALFDSKTVEENVRFPLDMLTDQSSEEKRERVAFCLERVGLGAAARRMPSEISGGMKKRVGIARAIVMNPMYLFCDEPNSGLDPLTSVKIDELIKEITEEYEITTVIITHDMNSVMEIGQNIIFLYEGSKLWEGINTDITKTDVPELKEFLFSNKLLREMGRNV; encoded by the coding sequence ATGATTGAGATACAGAATATTGCGAAGGCCTTTCATGATAAGGTAGTTTTAAAAGGGATTTCAAGTAAGTTCGAAAAAGGGCAGACCAACCTGATAATCGGTGGAAGTGGTACTGGAAAAAGCGTTCTTCTGAAATGCATGATCGGCCTGGTGAAGCCCGATCAGGGCCATGTGCTTTACAATGGCCGTGATTTTTATAACAGCGATAAAGAAACACAGCAATCCATCCGACGCGAAATGGGTGTGCTGTTTCAGGGCGGAGCATTGTTTGATTCAAAAACAGTGGAGGAAAATGTCCGTTTCCCGCTTGATATGCTCACGGACCAGTCTTCCGAGGAAAAACGCGAAAGGGTGGCTTTTTGTCTGGAGCGTGTGGGCCTTGGTGCAGCCGCCAGGCGAATGCCTTCCGAAATCAGCGGCGGGATGAAAAAGCGTGTGGGCATTGCCCGCGCCATTGTAATGAACCCGATGTACTTATTTTGTGATGAACCTAACTCCGGGCTTGACCCCCTGACCTCGGTTAAAATTGATGAGCTGATCAAGGAAATTACCGAGGAGTATGAAATCACAACGGTCATCATCACGCACGACATGAACTCGGTGATGGAAATAGGGCAGAATATTATTTTCCTTTACGAAGGAAGCAAGCTGTGGGAAGGTATCAATACCGACATCACCAAAACGGACGTTCCGGAGTTAAAAGAATTTCTTTTCTCGAACAAGCTTCTCAGGGAAATGGGGCGTAATGTCTGA
- a CDS encoding MlaE family ABC transporter permease, with protein sequence MSVIGKYFIFLGSLFGKGEKLSVYWRRFMEECVGIGVSSIFIVAIVSTFIGAVSCIQTAYNLVSPIIPVSTVALIVRDMEILELAPTITCIVLSGKVGSNIASELGTMRITEQIDALEVMGINSSSYLVLPKVLAAMFTFPMLVIFSAFLGILGGYMAGTLTGVITERDYLYGIRDSFVPYNIFFMCVKPFVFGFLIASISSFQGFFTKGGALEVGKASTQAVTNSCIAILIADYLLAQLLL encoded by the coding sequence ATGTCAGTAATCGGTAAATACTTCATTTTTTTAGGCAGCCTCTTTGGCAAAGGCGAAAAATTATCCGTGTACTGGCGGCGTTTTATGGAGGAATGCGTGGGAATAGGGGTAAGCTCTATTTTCATTGTAGCCATTGTTTCAACATTTATCGGGGCGGTATCCTGTATCCAGACGGCCTATAACCTCGTGAGCCCGATTATCCCTGTTTCCACAGTTGCGCTGATTGTGCGTGACATGGAAATTCTGGAGCTGGCACCTACCATTACCTGTATTGTTTTATCAGGAAAAGTAGGCTCCAATATCGCCAGTGAGTTAGGTACTATGCGTATCACCGAGCAAATAGATGCTCTGGAAGTAATGGGGATCAATTCTTCGTCATACCTGGTACTGCCCAAGGTGCTCGCTGCCATGTTCACCTTTCCGATGCTGGTAATTTTCTCGGCTTTTCTGGGAATTTTGGGAGGATATATGGCCGGAACCTTAACCGGTGTAATCACTGAAAGGGATTATTTATACGGGATCCGCGATTCGTTTGTTCCTTACAATATATTTTTCATGTGTGTGAAGCCGTTCGTATTCGGTTTTCTGATTGCCTCTATTTCTTCTTTTCAGGGATTTTTCACAAAGGGTGGTGCATTGGAAGTAGGTAAGGCAAGCACACAGGCCGTAACCAATAGTTGCATAGCTATTCTCATTGCAGATTATCTGCTGGCACAATTGCTCCTATAA
- a CDS encoding SDR family oxidoreductase: MNPLLVITGGTKGIGRAVIEKFMSEGFDIITCARSDKQLESLRQEMEQRFPGKNLFYQTADLSLRQDQDSFLQFIVSKNQPVAVLVNNTGVFMPGQIHNEAEGVLEKTMETNLYSAYHLTRGVLADMIPNQQGHIFTLCSTASIMAYPNGGSYCISKFALLGMTKVLREELKSYNIRVTAILPGATFTDSWQGTELPEERFMGADDIAESIWSAYRLSPRAVVEEILIRPQLGDLD, encoded by the coding sequence ATGAATCCATTACTGGTAATCACCGGAGGTACAAAAGGAATTGGCAGAGCCGTGATTGAAAAGTTTATGAGCGAAGGGTTTGATATAATCACCTGTGCCAGAAGTGATAAGCAACTGGAATCGCTTCGGCAGGAAATGGAACAGAGGTTTCCTGGCAAAAATTTATTTTACCAAACGGCGGACCTTTCCCTTAGGCAGGACCAGGATTCCTTCCTGCAATTTATCGTGTCAAAAAACCAGCCGGTTGCGGTGCTGGTCAACAATACGGGTGTTTTCATGCCCGGACAAATTCATAACGAGGCAGAGGGTGTTTTGGAAAAAACAATGGAGACAAATCTTTACAGTGCCTACCATCTCACGCGCGGGGTGCTGGCAGATATGATCCCTAATCAACAGGGGCACATTTTTACGCTCTGTTCAACAGCTAGTATCATGGCCTATCCGAACGGGGGTTCGTATTGTATATCAAAATTTGCGCTGCTGGGGATGACAAAGGTGCTGCGCGAAGAGTTAAAATCCTATAATATCAGGGTAACGGCCATCCTTCCCGGCGCTACTTTTACCGATAGCTGGCAAGGTACCGAGCTACCTGAAGAACGGTTTATGGGAGCGGACGACATTGCCGAATCCATTTGGTCAGCATACCGGTTATCCCCCAGAGCAGTGGTGGAGGAAATTTTAATCCGACCTCAGCTGGGAGATTTAGATTGA
- a CDS encoding ROK family protein — MEQYLGIDVGGTNVKMGIVDATDGRISNFYSHDTASWRSSGHFIDRLGDAIALQLVEYPEVKRVGIGVPGLTTRDRTTLIEITAIPEIDGVAIVPDLKKRFPGHDFFLENDANAAALGEYYFGEDKLPEDYIFVTLGTGIGGAAIIDKKVFKGGGGNAMEPGHIPSKNSKVLERNIGKKELLDMANAMRASYTGETQLPADGTISTTGLVAAAAGGDELAKQVFYEMGYLLGEGLVAMIRILDITTILIGGGISASFEYILPAINERFNYWLTPYYTKTISIKRATLANDAGLLGAASLCFD; from the coding sequence ATGGAACAATACCTCGGTATAGACGTGGGCGGTACGAACGTAAAAATGGGAATCGTTGACGCTACAGATGGCAGAATTTCAAATTTTTATAGCCATGATACCGCCAGCTGGCGTAGTTCAGGGCATTTTATTGATCGCCTTGGTGACGCTATCGCACTACAATTGGTTGAATATCCGGAGGTTAAACGTGTAGGTATAGGAGTTCCGGGGCTGACTACAAGAGACAGAACCACCTTGATAGAGATCACTGCCATTCCTGAAATAGATGGTGTTGCCATCGTGCCAGACTTGAAAAAACGTTTCCCAGGCCATGATTTTTTTCTTGAAAACGATGCGAATGCAGCCGCTTTGGGAGAATATTATTTTGGAGAAGACAAACTTCCTGAAGATTATATCTTTGTTACACTCGGAACCGGCATAGGCGGTGCAGCCATTATTGACAAAAAAGTCTTTAAAGGTGGTGGCGGAAATGCGATGGAGCCCGGGCATATTCCTTCCAAAAACAGTAAGGTACTGGAAAGAAATATCGGAAAAAAAGAGCTCCTGGATATGGCCAACGCCATGAGGGCCAGCTATACAGGCGAAACGCAGCTTCCCGCTGATGGTACCATTTCGACTACAGGGCTGGTTGCCGCAGCTGCTGGTGGAGACGAACTTGCCAAACAGGTATTTTACGAAATGGGGTATCTGCTTGGAGAAGGTCTGGTAGCTATGATCAGAATTCTGGACATCACCACCATTCTGATAGGCGGAGGGATTTCTGCCTCCTTTGAATATATCCTGCCTGCCATTAATGAAAGATTCAATTATTGGCTCACACCCTACTATACAAAAACAATAAGCATCAAACGGGCAACACTTGCCAACGATGCGGGCTTACTAGGTGCCGCGTCACTCTGTTTTGACTAA
- a CDS encoding glycosyltransferase family 2 protein codes for MKLSVIVPAYNEEKTIWKVLEKLKSVELIGNFQKELVVVNDSSADGTESVVKRFIQENPGLQISYTCHEYNQGKGAALHTGIRKASGDYIIVQDADLEYDPQEFNILLKPVLEGYADVVYGSRFMGGRPHRILFFWHTIGNKFLTFLSNMFNNLNLTDMETCYKLFRADILKSIHLVENRFGFEPEVTAKVAKVPKIRIYEVGVSYYGRTYEEGKKINWKDGFRAIYCIFRYGIGK; via the coding sequence ATGAAATTATCAGTAATTGTACCGGCTTATAACGAAGAAAAGACTATTTGGAAAGTCCTGGAAAAATTAAAGTCTGTCGAGTTGATAGGTAATTTTCAAAAAGAGCTGGTTGTCGTCAACGACTCCTCGGCGGATGGTACAGAAAGTGTTGTCAAAAGATTTATTCAGGAAAACCCCGGGCTTCAGATCAGTTATACATGCCATGAATATAACCAGGGAAAAGGCGCTGCCCTGCATACCGGAATCCGCAAGGCAAGCGGAGATTATATCATTGTTCAGGACGCGGACCTGGAATATGACCCTCAGGAATTTAACATACTGCTGAAGCCGGTCCTGGAAGGCTATGCCGATGTCGTATATGGATCACGTTTCATGGGAGGCCGGCCGCACAGAATTCTTTTTTTCTGGCATACCATCGGGAACAAGTTCCTTACCTTCCTCAGCAACATGTTCAATAACCTGAATCTGACGGATATGGAAACATGTTACAAGCTTTTCAGAGCTGACATTCTTAAAAGTATCCATCTGGTGGAAAATCGGTTTGGATTTGAGCCCGAGGTTACCGCCAAGGTAGCCAAAGTACCCAAAATAAGGATTTACGAGGTGGGTGTATCGTACTACGGCCGGACCTACGAAGAGGGTAAAAAAATTAACTGGAAAGATGGCTTTCGGGCCATATACTGTATTTTTCGGTATGGCATAGGGAAATAA
- the murB gene encoding UDP-N-acetylmuramate dehydrogenase, with product MVPVFNASLHQYNTFGLHAKAKVFVEARSVKDLIEILEAKEWKSLPRFILGGGSNVLLTGDISALVIHNRIDGIVETAADEEHVRLHVGAGEMWHDFVMYCVSKEYAGVENLSLIPGTVGAAPMQNIGAYGMEVKNVIETVEAIEMETGDLRIFSNQECQFGYRESIFKKELKGKYIITGVNFVLNKIPQYHIEYGDISKTLEEHGVKELSLRAVSNAVISIRRSKLPDPAQIGNAGSFFKNPEISLGDYERIKSKYPEIPGYPTDLGVKVPAGWLIEKSGWKGYREGQVGVHTRQALVLVNYGGGTGDQIRMLSQKIQDSVESKFEIRLTPEVNLV from the coding sequence ATGGTGCCTGTTTTTAATGCTTCTTTACATCAATATAATACATTTGGGCTGCATGCAAAGGCCAAGGTTTTTGTAGAAGCCCGGTCTGTAAAAGATCTGATCGAAATTCTTGAAGCCAAGGAATGGAAGTCCCTTCCAAGATTCATTCTGGGGGGAGGAAGTAATGTATTACTGACAGGGGATATATCCGCTCTGGTGATCCACAACCGCATTGACGGGATAGTGGAAACAGCTGCGGACGAGGAGCATGTCCGTCTGCATGTGGGAGCCGGTGAAATGTGGCATGATTTTGTCATGTACTGTGTATCGAAGGAATACGCAGGAGTTGAAAACCTGTCGTTGATTCCCGGAACCGTTGGTGCGGCACCTATGCAGAATATAGGAGCCTACGGCATGGAAGTAAAAAATGTGATCGAAACCGTGGAGGCGATTGAAATGGAAACCGGTGACCTGCGCATCTTTTCAAATCAGGAATGCCAGTTTGGTTACAGGGAAAGTATCTTTAAGAAAGAGCTTAAAGGGAAATACATTATTACCGGGGTAAATTTTGTATTAAACAAAATACCTCAGTATCATATTGAATATGGAGATATCAGTAAAACACTTGAAGAGCATGGCGTAAAAGAGTTATCGCTCAGAGCAGTGAGTAACGCTGTCATCAGTATCAGACGGAGTAAACTACCTGACCCAGCACAAATCGGAAATGCAGGCAGTTTTTTTAAAAATCCTGAAATAAGTTTAGGTGACTATGAAAGGATAAAATCAAAATACCCCGAAATACCTGGATACCCGACCGACCTTGGGGTTAAGGTTCCGGCGGGATGGCTTATTGAAAAATCGGGCTGGAAGGGCTATCGGGAGGGGCAGGTAGGTGTTCATACCCGACAGGCGCTGGTATTGGTTAATTATGGCGGGGGCACGGGAGATCAGATCAGGATGTTGTCCCAAAAAATACAGGACTCGGTAGAGTCAAAATTTGAGATCAGACTGACGCCGGAAGTGAACCTGGTGTGA